The Lucilia cuprina isolate Lc7/37 chromosome 5, ASM2204524v1, whole genome shotgun sequence genome includes a window with the following:
- the LOC124420414 gene encoding uncharacterized protein LOC124420414, translating into MIPVSNVTFNLSLFKKGNGYQPFLYNTSVDFCKFSRNTRLYPYMKIFFDSLQNVSNLNHTCPYDHDIIIKDMVLKDYMFKNVPFLIGDYMLKLKVAAYNRWILTVKVYISIYL; encoded by the exons ATGATACCGGTGTCAAATGTAACA TTTAACTTGTCGTTGTTTAAGAAAGGAAATGGTTATCAGCCATTTTTGTACAATACCTCAGTTGACTTTTGCAAATTCTCCAGAAATACCAGACTCTATccgtatatgaaaatattttttgacagCTTACAAAACGTTTCGAATTTAAATCATACATGTCCTTATGAT CATGACATTATCATAAAAGACATGGTACTAAAGGATTACATGTTCAAAAATGTCCCCTTTCTCATCGGTGACTATATGCTGAAATTAAAAGTTGCTGCCTACAATAGATGGATATTGACGGTTAAAGTctacataagtatatatttataa